The nucleotide sequence CGATGACTTCGGCCAGCAGGTAGCTGCGGGACTTGGTCATGCGGTTGCGGACGGTGGCGGGAAATTCGACGGCGGGAAAACCTGCGGCAGGTGTCGCGGCGGACACGCACTCGTATTCCTTCCGGACCTGGCGCTTCTCGAAGAGGACCTGGTACTTGCCGCGCGTCTCCGGGTTGGTGGAGAGCAGGAGCAGGCCGGCAGTCATGCGATCCAGCCGGTGCATGGGGATGAGGTCCGGGAGATCCAGCAGGTTCCGCAGCCGGACCAGGGCGGATTCCTGGATGTAGGTTCCGCCGGGGGTGGTGGGGAGGAAGTGCGGTTTGTCCACCACGAGGATGTGCTCGTCCTGGTGGAGGATGCTGATCTCCACGGGCAGCCGGGTTTCCGGGGGCAGGGTGCGGTAGTACCAGATGAAGGTGTGGTCCTCCAGCTTGGTGCTGCGGGTCAGCGGTACGCCGCCTTCGCCCACGATTTCGCCGGCATCGAACCGGTCCTCGATGCCCTGGGGGTCGATGTGTCCCCAGCGGTGCATCATGTAGTCCATCGCGGTGACCCAGGGCCCCTCG is from Paenarthrobacter nicotinovorans and encodes:
- a CDS encoding RluA family pseudouridine synthase, which gives rise to MQSPLPVRDGVNATRLRLPDEGPWVTAMDYMMHRWGHIDPQGIEDRFDAGEIVGEGGVPLTRSTKLEDHTFIWYYRTLPPETRLPVEISILHQDEHILVVDKPHFLPTTPGGTYIQESALVRLRNLLDLPDLIPMHRLDRMTAGLLLLSTNPETRGKYQVLFEKRQVRKEYECVSAATPAAGFPAVEFPATVRNRMTKSRSYLLAEVIDGEPNAETRIEQVRTFDAGPRQHALYRLEPHTGKTHQLRVHMASLGLGIVNDAFYPDLLDKAPDDYSKPLQLLARGITFVDPITKQPVEYRSQLELSEAHPS